A window from Microbacterium ginsengiterrae encodes these proteins:
- the rplV gene encoding 50S ribosomal protein L22, translating to MVESIARVRHIRVTPQKARRVVALIKGKQAQEALAILKFAPQSASEPIYKLVASAMANAQVKADRDGEYLDEQDLYVANAYVDEGTTLKRFRPRAQGRAFQIKKRTSHITVVLSTPEVAAATDGDSKKKASK from the coding sequence ATGGTGGAGTCCATCGCACGCGTGCGACACATCCGCGTGACCCCTCAGAAGGCTCGTCGTGTCGTCGCGCTCATCAAGGGCAAGCAGGCCCAGGAAGCTCTGGCGATCCTGAAGTTCGCCCCGCAGAGCGCCAGTGAGCCGATCTACAAGCTTGTCGCGTCGGCCATGGCCAACGCGCAGGTGAAGGCAGATCGCGACGGCGAGTACCTCGACGAGCAGGACCTGTACGTGGCAAACGCGTACGTCGACGAGGGCACGACGCTCAAGCGTTTCCGCCCCCGCGCTCAGGGTCGCGCTTTCCAGATCAAGAAGCGCACGAGCCACATCACGGTCGTGCTCTCGACGCCCGAGGTCGCCGCTGCGACCGACGGTGACAGCAAGAAGAAGGCGAGCAAGTAA
- the rpsS gene encoding 30S ribosomal protein S19, with translation MPRSLKKGPFVDEHLLRKVVVQNEAGTKNVIKTWSRRSMIIPAMLGHTIAVHDGRKHIPVFVTETMVGHKLGEFAPTRTFRGHEKDDKKGRRR, from the coding sequence ATGCCACGGAGTCTCAAGAAGGGCCCCTTCGTCGACGAGCACCTGCTTCGCAAGGTCGTCGTGCAGAACGAAGCCGGTACCAAGAACGTCATCAAGACCTGGTCTCGCCGGTCCATGATCATCCCGGCCATGCTGGGCCACACGATCGCGGTCCACGACGGTCGCAAGCACATTCCTGTGTTTGTCACCGAGACCATGGTCGGTCACAAGCTGGGCGAGTTCGCGCCCACCCGCACCTTCCGCGGCCACGAGAAGGACGACAAGAAGGGCCGTCGCCGCTGA